The following proteins are co-located in the Candidatus Paracaedibacter acanthamoebae genome:
- the rsfS gene encoding ribosome silencing factor, producing MASTLESSLDLKEFALKILDDKKAEQVVTIDLKGKSSIADYLLIATGNSGRQVGALAENLHREFKGIGIQSRVEGIPQCDWVIVDAGDIIVHVFRPEVRSFYNLEKMWGVEVPVAAAKFE from the coding sequence ATGGCCTCTACCTTAGAATCTTCCCTAGACCTTAAAGAGTTTGCCCTTAAAATCTTAGATGACAAAAAAGCTGAACAAGTTGTTACCATTGACTTAAAAGGTAAATCTTCTATTGCTGATTATTTGTTGATTGCAACAGGTAATTCGGGTCGTCAAGTGGGCGCCTTGGCCGAAAATTTACATCGTGAATTTAAAGGAATTGGCATTCAGTCGCGTGTTGAGGGAATCCCTCAATGTGATTGGGTTATTGTTGATGCGGGAGATATTATTGTTCACGTGTTCCGTCCCGAAGTTCGCAGTTTTTACAATTTAGAAAAAATGTGGGGCGTGGAAGTTCCTGTAGCAGCTGCAAAATTTGAATGA
- a CDS encoding sensor histidine kinase, with product MVKFFDWRNLSLSIKEDASISLMKTFGIFGLINFPLLYLVGASFLDEKPAALYLRLIGFILCLLLALIDYWPQRIRKFQSIYWFSTIIYCLPFFATYMFIENEGSIAWQVKITVATFWLVLVTNLVQFLIILPFGVALGIVTYMLISTSISFTQGEAFGHFFNYMWTMVIACIFAHRKELTQKEKQKSLRTQAGAIAHEMRTPLSAIETAAEGLKIHLPNLLHTQKIAQEEGRAQSPLNKNKLELLAEIPDEIKATARSAFTVIDMLLMNLKEDALEAVPEKCSILHSVQTALRDYSLRDEDKELISVEIKQDFKFYGHPLTFKHVLFNLLKNALYYLKAANKGKITIWTETGEKVNKLYFEDTGKGISKDYLPYIFDQFSTRTAHGTGVGLAFCKMVMTKLGGDITCESVEGDYTRFILTFPVLMEDKPPY from the coding sequence ATGGTTAAATTTTTTGATTGGCGAAACTTAAGTTTATCGATAAAAGAAGATGCCTCAATTTCATTAATGAAAACTTTCGGAATATTTGGTCTTATTAATTTTCCTTTGCTTTACTTAGTGGGAGCATCATTTTTAGATGAGAAACCGGCAGCATTATACCTAAGATTAATAGGTTTTATTCTCTGTCTGTTGTTAGCATTAATAGATTATTGGCCACAAAGAATTAGAAAATTTCAAAGCATTTATTGGTTTTCAACCATAATTTATTGTCTCCCTTTTTTTGCGACTTATATGTTTATAGAAAATGAAGGTTCTATAGCATGGCAAGTTAAAATAACAGTTGCAACTTTCTGGTTAGTTTTAGTTACAAATCTCGTACAATTCCTTATTATCCTTCCGTTCGGCGTGGCTTTAGGAATTGTTACTTATATGTTAATTTCTACCTCAATTAGTTTTACGCAAGGTGAGGCTTTTGGCCATTTTTTTAATTATATGTGGACAATGGTTATTGCCTGTATATTTGCTCACCGGAAAGAACTTACACAAAAAGAAAAACAAAAGTCTCTTAGAACACAAGCAGGGGCAATTGCCCATGAGATGCGCACGCCTTTATCAGCAATTGAAACAGCAGCTGAAGGATTGAAAATACATTTACCCAATCTTCTTCATACTCAAAAAATAGCGCAAGAAGAAGGCCGCGCTCAATCTCCTCTTAATAAAAATAAGTTAGAATTACTGGCCGAAATTCCAGATGAGATAAAAGCAACAGCGAGGAGCGCGTTCACTGTTATTGATATGCTTCTTATGAATCTAAAAGAAGATGCACTTGAAGCTGTTCCAGAAAAATGCTCCATCTTGCATAGCGTCCAGACTGCGCTGCGTGATTATTCTTTAAGAGATGAAGATAAAGAGCTTATATCTGTAGAAATAAAACAGGATTTTAAATTTTATGGTCATCCACTTACCTTTAAGCACGTTCTATTTAACTTGCTCAAAAATGCTCTTTATTATCTTAAGGCTGCAAATAAAGGAAAGATCACTATTTGGACAGAGACAGGGGAAAAAGTGAACAAGTTATATTTTGAAGATACTGGGAAGGGGATTTCTAAAGATTATCTTCCTTATATCTTTGATCAGTTTTCTACGCGAACTGCTCATGGAACTGGTGTTGGCCTTGCCTTTTGCAAGATGGTTATGACCAAATTGGGGGGTGATATTACCTGTGAATCGGTTGAAGGAGACTATACAAGATTCATATTAACCTTCCCTGTTTTGATGGAAGACAAGCCGCCTTATTGA
- the traD gene encoding conjugal transfer protein TraD: MSKIEEKKKILQQKINRLKEKEAKVKLEERKQRTRRLIELGGLVEKATLSDLTVTQLFGALLKIKDQSNDIEILDQWAKDGEIAFNKNKGMMENEKPITLKFPSEPDASVRKKLRSFGMRWNSVRKEWEGIADPEVIKMNLGDIEMLLQEIAAA; the protein is encoded by the coding sequence ATGAGTAAAATTGAAGAGAAGAAGAAAATCCTTCAGCAGAAAATCAACCGGCTAAAAGAAAAAGAGGCTAAAGTAAAACTGGAGGAACGAAAGCAACGAACACGCCGACTTATTGAGCTTGGCGGGTTGGTTGAAAAGGCTACATTATCTGATTTAACAGTAACCCAACTTTTTGGCGCTCTTCTAAAAATTAAGGATCAATCTAATGACATTGAAATTCTCGATCAATGGGCAAAGGACGGAGAGATCGCTTTTAATAAAAATAAAGGGATGATGGAAAATGAGAAGCCGATTACCCTTAAGTTCCCCTCAGAACCGGATGCGTCTGTTCGTAAAAAATTGAGATCATTTGGAATGCGATGGAATTCTGTTCGAAAAGAATGGGAAGGTATTGCTGATCCTGAGGTCATTAAAATGAATCTAGGTGATATTGAAATGCTTTTGCAGGAAATTGCCGCTGCCTAA
- the istB gene encoding IS21-like element helper ATPase IstB, protein MHDFAKLPLLLKELRLATIRNLWEPFARQALEENWPPDRYLAILCEHEIDARLQKKLKRNLKQAQLPAGKALSTFDFSHAPTLNKAKIQDLADNTAWVNNKENLLIFGPSGVGKTHLAAAIAYGLIERGIRVLLTSTTALVQKLQAARQQLCLPQTLAKMDSYQVLILDDIGYVRKDEAETHVLFELIAHRYESGSLIVTANQPFSEWDSIFADTTMTVAAIDRLVHHATIIEIVSESYRRTHCRHNK, encoded by the coding sequence ATGCATGACTTTGCCAAACTGCCTCTTCTGCTCAAGGAACTCCGGCTTGCAACCATAAGGAATTTATGGGAACCATTTGCTCGGCAAGCCCTTGAAGAGAATTGGCCTCCTGACCGCTATCTTGCCATTTTATGCGAGCATGAGATTGACGCCCGTTTGCAAAAAAAGCTCAAGCGAAACTTAAAGCAGGCCCAACTCCCTGCCGGTAAGGCTTTGTCAACCTTTGATTTTAGTCATGCTCCAACTCTGAACAAAGCAAAAATCCAAGATCTGGCCGATAATACGGCCTGGGTTAACAACAAGGAAAATCTATTGATTTTTGGACCAAGCGGCGTGGGGAAAACCCATTTAGCAGCAGCTATTGCTTATGGGTTGATTGAAAGAGGGATCCGTGTCTTGTTGACCTCTACCACTGCCTTGGTCCAGAAACTTCAAGCCGCACGTCAACAATTGTGTTTGCCTCAAACGTTAGCCAAGATGGACAGTTACCAAGTCCTTATTCTGGATGATATTGGCTACGTCCGTAAAGATGAAGCGGAAACCCATGTTCTGTTTGAGTTAATTGCGCATCGCTATGAATCAGGCAGCCTCATTGTGACAGCCAATCAACCTTTTAGCGAATGGGATAGCATTTTTGCTGACACAACGATGACCGTGGCTGCCATTGACCGTTTGGTTCATCATGCCACGATTATTGAGATTGTGTCAGAAAGTTACAGGCGCACCCATTGCCGGCACAATAAATAA
- a CDS encoding LysR family transcriptional regulator — MDRNQLLAFYYTITLGSTGQAADKLGVKASTISKLLKSLEKEVGHQILTKKGRNLVLTEKGKIFFETSKNILDQYDLSIKKMQRLSDRMEGAFTLSLPPFISSLCNDKN, encoded by the coding sequence ATGGATCGCAATCAACTCTTAGCTTTCTACTATACCATTACCTTGGGATCGACCGGTCAAGCTGCTGATAAATTAGGGGTTAAGGCCTCTACCATATCGAAACTGCTTAAAAGCCTTGAGAAAGAGGTTGGTCATCAAATTTTAACGAAGAAGGGACGAAACCTTGTTTTGACGGAGAAAGGCAAGATTTTCTTTGAGACATCCAAAAATATTCTTGACCAATACGATCTTTCTATCAAGAAAATGCAACGGCTTTCGGACCGTATGGAAGGCGCATTTACTTTGTCACTCCCGCCTTTTATCAGCAGCCTATGCAACGACAAAAATTAA
- a CDS encoding helix-turn-helix domain-containing protein, which yields MPQSKTVPIEVHMGLQLKKRREELNLTQRDLAKLMKVTPQLVSKYETGQGKILPNRLYDLCQILSVTPNFFFEGLNEISLTEEEQSIWLSCQNLKGEEIQLKVEELRGIIADVKVKER from the coding sequence ATGCCTCAATCTAAAACAGTACCCATAGAGGTTCATATGGGCCTGCAATTAAAGAAACGCCGCGAAGAGTTAAACCTAACTCAGCGGGATTTAGCTAAATTGATGAAAGTGACCCCGCAACTGGTATCTAAATATGAAACAGGGCAGGGTAAAATATTGCCCAATCGGCTTTATGATTTGTGTCAAATCTTAAGCGTGACACCAAATTTCTTTTTCGAAGGACTTAATGAAATCTCTCTAACGGAGGAAGAACAAAGCATTTGGCTGTCTTGCCAAAATTTGAAGGGGGAGGAAATTCAACTCAAGGTTGAAGAGTTGAGGGGAATCATTGCTGACGTTAAAGTGAAAGAAAGGTAG
- the rlmH gene encoding 23S rRNA (pseudouridine(1915)-N(3))-methyltransferase RlmH encodes MKIRLICVGILKKSPELSLIEEYLKRSRWKIELKELPSRSDLTGDTLKQFEAEQIQSFIPEATPLIVLDERGSTLTSRDFAELFQDFQNTGHSQVAICIGGADGLHQSVRDRASKIISFGKLTWPHMLVRVMIMEQLYRAQQILAGHPYHRD; translated from the coding sequence ATGAAGATTCGTCTAATTTGTGTGGGGATTTTGAAAAAATCACCAGAACTCAGCTTAATAGAAGAATACCTTAAACGAAGTCGATGGAAAATCGAGCTAAAAGAACTACCCAGCCGGTCAGATCTAACTGGTGATACCCTTAAACAGTTTGAAGCGGAACAAATTCAGTCCTTTATTCCTGAGGCCACACCCCTCATTGTCTTAGATGAACGTGGCAGCACACTCACTAGTCGTGACTTTGCAGAATTATTTCAAGATTTCCAGAATACTGGTCATTCTCAAGTTGCCATTTGTATTGGCGGTGCCGATGGCTTACATCAGTCCGTCCGGGATCGAGCCTCTAAAATTATTAGCTTCGGTAAATTGACTTGGCCCCATATGCTTGTCCGCGTGATGATTATGGAGCAGTTGTATCGGGCCCAACAAATCTTAGCCGGTCATCCTTATCATCGAGATTAA
- a CDS encoding helix-turn-helix domain-containing protein — protein sequence MTLTKHQRANTTHDLYIAKKLRERRLALGLSQQRLAQLLGVSANQLHKYEKNIDRVPASRLLELRHFLQVPLNFFYEDREDFSPQGKEVQMICVKEKEKITIRLLVEEGTLMDVKAL from the coding sequence ATGACCTTAACAAAGCATCAAAGAGCTAACACTACGCATGATCTGTATATTGCTAAGAAATTGCGTGAACGTCGACTAGCCCTGGGACTGAGTCAGCAACGGCTCGCACAGTTGTTAGGCGTGAGTGCCAATCAACTGCACAAATATGAGAAAAATATCGATCGCGTTCCAGCGAGTCGGCTTTTGGAACTCAGACATTTTTTACAAGTTCCGCTGAACTTTTTTTATGAAGATCGAGAAGATTTTTCTCCTCAAGGCAAAGAGGTGCAGATGATCTGTGTTAAGGAGAAAGAAAAAATTACTATTCGATTGTTGGTGGAAGAGGGAACACTCATGGATGTAAAGGCGTTATAA
- the tyrS gene encoding tyrosine--tRNA ligase, which yields MKSEFLQILNARGFIHQATDMEALKELFSNQTVTAYIGFDATANSLHVGSLVQIMMLRWLQKCGHRPLVLMGGGTSKIGDPSGKDEARSLVTDETIQTNIEGISKVFKKFLTFGTGPHDAIMVNNDDWLKDLNYISFLRDYGRHFSVNRMLTFDSVKLRLEREQSLSLLEFNYMILQAYDFLELNQRLGCTLQMGGSDQWGNIVNGVELTRRVIAKEVFGLTSPLITTSSGAKMGKTASGAIWLNGDRLPAYDYWQFWRNTEDADVGRYLRLFTEIDLNEIEKLEQLQGAEINHAKKVLADAATALAHGAEALPPIHEAIAQLFEHGNSGDLSSLPSLEISPTALDAGVPILDLFVQLNLVASKGEARRLIQGNGAKINDMSISDPLQLITIKDLNGERMIKLSAGKKRHGIVKVE from the coding sequence ATGAAATCAGAATTTTTACAAATACTCAATGCCCGCGGCTTCATTCATCAAGCAACCGATATGGAGGCTCTCAAGGAGCTTTTTTCCAACCAAACAGTGACCGCCTATATTGGATTTGATGCTACTGCTAACAGCCTGCATGTGGGGAGTTTAGTACAAATTATGATGTTACGTTGGCTGCAGAAATGCGGGCATCGCCCCTTAGTTCTTATGGGGGGGGGCACATCCAAAATTGGTGACCCGTCCGGTAAAGACGAAGCCCGAAGCCTTGTTACAGACGAGACCATTCAAACAAATATTGAGGGTATCAGCAAAGTTTTCAAAAAATTCCTGACCTTTGGCACCGGCCCCCATGATGCCATCATGGTCAATAATGATGATTGGCTAAAAGATCTTAATTATATCAGCTTCTTGCGGGATTATGGGCGCCATTTTTCAGTCAACCGTATGCTAACTTTTGATAGCGTCAAATTGCGGTTAGAGAGGGAACAAAGCCTCAGCTTGCTTGAATTTAACTACATGATTCTGCAGGCGTATGATTTCCTTGAACTAAACCAACGTTTGGGATGCACTCTCCAAATGGGAGGATCAGATCAATGGGGCAACATTGTTAACGGCGTTGAGTTAACACGTCGCGTTATTGCAAAAGAAGTTTTTGGTCTTACCTCGCCACTAATTACAACATCAAGCGGCGCCAAAATGGGCAAAACAGCTAGCGGTGCGATTTGGTTAAATGGAGATCGTTTACCAGCCTATGATTACTGGCAATTCTGGCGCAACACCGAGGATGCTGATGTGGGTCGTTATTTGCGTCTATTCACTGAAATCGACTTAAATGAAATTGAAAAGTTGGAACAACTCCAAGGAGCCGAAATTAATCATGCCAAAAAAGTATTAGCTGATGCAGCAACAGCTCTGGCCCATGGTGCTGAAGCTTTACCCCCCATCCATGAAGCAATTGCTCAGCTTTTTGAACACGGCAACTCCGGAGATTTATCCAGCCTCCCCAGCCTCGAAATCTCACCAACTGCCCTTGACGCGGGCGTACCGATTCTTGACCTTTTTGTCCAATTGAATCTGGTTGCCTCAAAGGGTGAAGCCCGACGTCTCATCCAAGGCAATGGGGCAAAGATCAATGATATGAGTATCAGTGATCCATTGCAACTCATCACCATCAAAGATTTGAATGGCGAGAGAATGATTAAGCTATCAGCTGGTAAAAAACGCCACGGTATTGTTAAGGTTGAATAA
- a CDS encoding AAA family ATPase, which yields MAIQFARIEYVSRSMGGNACRKAAYNERSRITCERTGEVFNWNSKLDLFHHEILLPEGVSKKFKDSSYLWNTAEHAERRKDSQVAKESVIALPDDKIITHEDRIELTRRYAHALFVSKGLGVQVDIHAPHDGENNWHAHLLVTTRGFNLDGKSLAAYKARETDPSIRKGYIKEEQNPGDIWAQIQNSYFKEKGYDLEVETTSLVAQVHMGPVRMRGHLTGVVARAELLKQANEEAVHNPREIIRKLTEKSSVFSEKDVNRLLEKFGEATDRDALRNKIFAHKSIIALYDKLSQSSLGLFTTKQVRAEEEKLMRFAARVNEGSSRTIKPQLADNLAAEKGLSSEQEAAVRHVFGETKGLAIVQGRAGTGKSYTMNAIREGYERSGTNVRGLAPTHLVAGDMEKDGFQSASTVHKFLFDLKNGKASITKNSVLMIDEAGMIGNSVFVELLHAAKEKNAKVVLFGDTRQLSSVERGGMFESLVTTYGSATLKEVRRQKVDWQKNVSEQLGDGAYRQAIETLNEAKAINWQETKEESMASLVSDWAQSYEKQPEKSRLILANKNTDVDALNRAIRETRLIKGDVDSIGYEIQTQRGREVFAKGERVAFTLTDKDVGVKSGSLGTISKISKNTCAVKLDNGQELTFDPSKYQGLKLGYASTIYKSQGKTIEEVYVLHDKSSNQKLSYVALSRQSETLKVFVNTDDTKSLDHLVSQVSRDSRKISSLEFMTAAQLHKVTQNQNTPLSKIADKLNDVVTSIKDTFHRNDEFYQLKSLESSIHSEPVKTALSIDELFKEQADRQMQQATGKSLGEFEKAMTQFMEKYGRDSTVPPTSPIETQTTELLKEYDTYSKALTANQLTPSQKADFEKTVAEFAKNTSAMTYLTQINPEVKTNIDRMIGSKEQTIIPPLNKNIDVSR from the coding sequence ATGGCAATCCAGTTTGCAAGAATCGAATATGTATCTCGGAGTATGGGTGGAAATGCTTGTCGAAAAGCAGCCTATAATGAAAGATCAAGGATTACTTGTGAACGAACAGGAGAAGTTTTTAATTGGAATTCAAAACTAGATCTCTTCCACCATGAAATCCTGTTGCCAGAAGGTGTTTCTAAGAAGTTTAAAGACAGTTCCTATTTATGGAACACCGCAGAGCATGCCGAACGACGCAAAGATAGTCAGGTCGCCAAAGAATCTGTCATTGCTTTGCCGGATGATAAAATTATTACGCATGAAGATCGAATTGAATTAACTCGTCGGTACGCTCATGCCCTATTCGTCTCAAAAGGACTTGGTGTGCAGGTTGATATTCATGCTCCTCATGATGGTGAGAATAACTGGCATGCCCACCTCCTAGTGACAACTCGTGGATTTAATCTAGATGGCAAGAGTCTGGCAGCTTATAAAGCCAGGGAAACAGATCCTAGCATTCGAAAAGGATATATCAAAGAAGAGCAAAATCCGGGTGATATTTGGGCACAAATCCAGAATTCTTATTTTAAAGAAAAAGGGTACGATTTAGAAGTAGAGACAACCAGCCTTGTTGCCCAGGTTCATATGGGGCCAGTGCGCATGCGGGGTCATTTAACAGGTGTTGTCGCAAGGGCAGAACTCTTAAAACAAGCCAATGAGGAAGCTGTTCACAATCCCAGAGAAATCATCCGAAAACTAACAGAAAAATCCTCTGTGTTTAGCGAAAAGGATGTCAATCGCCTTTTGGAAAAGTTTGGGGAGGCGACAGATCGGGATGCATTGAGAAATAAGATTTTCGCCCATAAATCTATTATTGCTCTCTATGACAAACTCTCTCAATCTAGTCTCGGTTTATTTACCACAAAACAAGTCCGGGCCGAGGAAGAGAAATTGATGAGGTTTGCCGCCAGAGTAAATGAAGGGAGTTCTAGAACAATTAAGCCACAACTAGCAGATAATTTAGCTGCTGAAAAGGGCTTATCATCGGAGCAGGAAGCTGCTGTAAGGCATGTGTTTGGTGAAACCAAAGGATTAGCTATTGTCCAGGGAAGGGCCGGAACGGGTAAATCCTACACCATGAACGCGATTCGAGAAGGTTATGAACGATCAGGAACAAACGTTCGGGGGCTAGCGCCGACGCATTTGGTTGCCGGAGATATGGAAAAAGATGGTTTTCAATCGGCTTCAACAGTGCACAAGTTTTTGTTTGACCTCAAAAATGGAAAAGCTTCTATCACTAAGAATAGCGTATTGATGATCGATGAAGCTGGTATGATTGGCAACAGTGTGTTTGTCGAACTGCTTCACGCTGCCAAAGAAAAAAATGCCAAAGTCGTTCTGTTTGGTGACACGAGACAGCTGTCGTCTGTGGAACGTGGTGGGATGTTTGAGTCTTTGGTAACCACCTATGGTAGTGCCACCTTGAAAGAGGTCAGAAGGCAAAAAGTGGATTGGCAGAAAAATGTTAGTGAGCAATTAGGAGATGGGGCTTACCGGCAAGCAATCGAAACATTAAACGAGGCTAAAGCAATCAACTGGCAAGAAACTAAAGAAGAGTCTATGGCCTCGCTTGTTTCTGACTGGGCTCAGAGTTATGAGAAGCAGCCTGAGAAAAGCCGATTAATCCTGGCAAACAAGAACACGGATGTTGATGCTCTTAACAGAGCTATTCGTGAAACCAGGCTTATTAAGGGGGACGTTGACTCTATAGGCTACGAAATCCAAACCCAACGAGGTCGAGAGGTTTTTGCAAAAGGGGAGCGAGTCGCTTTTACTTTGACAGACAAGGATGTGGGTGTTAAAAGCGGCTCCCTGGGGACTATATCTAAGATTAGCAAAAATACTTGTGCTGTAAAGCTGGATAATGGTCAAGAACTTACCTTTGATCCCAGTAAATATCAAGGTCTTAAACTTGGTTATGCTAGTACCATCTACAAATCCCAGGGAAAGACAATTGAAGAAGTTTATGTGCTGCATGATAAATCATCAAATCAGAAACTAAGCTATGTGGCCTTATCACGCCAGTCCGAAACACTGAAGGTTTTCGTGAATACTGACGACACTAAGTCTTTGGATCACCTCGTTTCCCAAGTTTCTCGGGATTCTCGCAAGATTTCTTCCCTGGAGTTTATGACAGCAGCCCAGCTCCATAAAGTCACCCAAAATCAGAACACACCTTTAAGTAAAATAGCTGATAAGCTCAATGATGTAGTGACATCAATCAAGGATACGTTTCATAGAAATGATGAATTCTATCAACTTAAATCGCTAGAAAGCTCTATTCACTCAGAGCCAGTAAAAACAGCACTGTCTATCGATGAATTATTTAAAGAACAGGCTGACCGCCAGATGCAACAAGCTACGGGCAAAAGCCTTGGTGAGTTTGAAAAGGCTATGACTCAGTTTATGGAAAAATATGGTAGGGATAGTACAGTTCCACCAACATCACCAATCGAAACTCAAACTACCGAGCTTCTCAAGGAATATGATACCTACAGCAAGGCATTAACTGCTAATCAGTTAACACCATCTCAAAAAGCTGATTTCGAAAAAACTGTTGCTGAGTTCGCTAAAAACACGAGTGCTATGACCTATTTAACCCAGATAAATCCTGAAGTTAAAACGAATATTGACCGGATGATTGGCAGTAAAGAACAAACGATTATCCCACCCCTAAACAAAAACATTGATGTAAGCCGGTAA
- a CDS encoding LysR substrate-binding domain-containing protein encodes MRLYYLTLYSSLWFMEAITPFLNANQQISVDIKTLREAPDFKAGEVDIDIRNVTPLFLNQEEINAHYLTTYKFRLYASQAYVEEKGIPQSIHDLDAHTLISFTKDGLFPHTYEPQAIKCKQHLIIDCPLAIANAVENNVGIGPLLPHIARLSQQSLVPILHNQLRQSLNIYYTYPASLTQNRMVQDFYNYLQSLPEDFLKGRTHLLAKRPQKINPLSDF; translated from the coding sequence ATGCGGCTATATTATCTGACGTTGTATAGCAGCCTATGGTTCATGGAGGCGATAACACCTTTCCTGAACGCCAACCAGCAAATCTCTGTTGATATTAAAACTTTGAGGGAAGCACCCGACTTTAAAGCCGGAGAGGTCGATATTGATATTCGCAATGTTACCCCTCTCTTTCTCAACCAGGAAGAAATTAATGCTCACTACTTAACAACCTATAAGTTTCGGTTGTATGCGAGCCAGGCTTATGTGGAGGAAAAAGGCATACCTCAAAGCATTCATGATCTTGACGCTCATACGTTGATTTCTTTTACGAAGGACGGTTTATTTCCTCACACTTATGAACCTCAAGCGATCAAATGCAAACAGCATCTGATTATCGATTGCCCCTTGGCAATTGCGAATGCCGTAGAAAACAATGTCGGGATCGGCCCTCTTCTTCCCCATATTGCCCGTCTTAGCCAGCAGTCCCTTGTTCCCATTCTCCATAATCAGCTAAGGCAGTCGCTTAATATATATTATACTTATCCGGCATCCTTAACTCAAAATCGCATGGTGCAAGATTTTTACAATTACTTGCAAAGCCTACCGGAAGATTTTTTAAAAGGGAGAACCCATTTACTGGCTAAGAGACCCCAAAAAATCAATCCTCTTTCAGATTTTTAA
- the istA gene encoding IS21 family transposase, with amino-acid sequence MPGKTITDHQYRLYMQTRKSAHTQKLSAAKAGFSERTGRRLEKQGILPSQASKRGRKPGTHIFSDIWDDIITPLIQKTPFLSAIILLEHLQDLYPGNYSSRNLRTLQRLLQQWRALEGPDKEIIFRQIHQPGRQGLSDFTTPKTFQVTIQGKPFKHLLYHFRLAYSGWSFIQAVQGGESFQALSQGLQNALWRLGGCPQEHRTDSLSAAYKNLSDQTQRNFTTKYEQLCQHYTMTPTRNNLGKSHENGSIEGPHGHLKRRIAQTLTLRGSSDFESIVSYQSFLQSVVNRHNRYHQKQIDEEKTRLKPLPHYRTIDYEETTARVTTSSTIFVKNVVYSVPSRLIGQRLRIHLYLDHLVCYLGSELTLELPRLQTISGKRQYCINYRHLINSLSCKPQAFRYSMLRDEVLPSPVYRQIWQLLDHLCVSRQACKLMVGILKLAADYKCEEDLGHQVLSLLQKGQVPHLGALQNRYGKITKPLPIPYLAIPQQALACYNQLLSSLGREIAHA; translated from the coding sequence ATGCCTGGAAAAACAATAACCGACCATCAATATAGGCTATACATGCAAACAAGAAAATCAGCACATACGCAAAAGCTTTCAGCAGCTAAAGCGGGATTCAGCGAAAGAACGGGCAGAAGATTAGAAAAACAAGGAATATTACCGTCTCAAGCAAGCAAAAGAGGGAGGAAACCTGGGACTCATATTTTTTCTGACATTTGGGATGACATTATTACGCCATTAATTCAAAAAACGCCATTTTTATCGGCGATCATTTTATTGGAGCATCTCCAGGACCTTTATCCCGGCAATTATTCGTCAAGGAATTTGAGAACTTTACAAAGACTTCTGCAACAGTGGCGAGCTTTAGAGGGGCCTGATAAAGAAATCATCTTTCGCCAGATCCATCAACCTGGACGTCAAGGCTTATCGGATTTTACGACCCCTAAGACTTTCCAAGTGACCATTCAAGGCAAGCCTTTTAAGCATCTTCTCTATCATTTCCGCTTAGCTTACAGTGGTTGGTCTTTTATCCAAGCAGTTCAAGGAGGTGAAAGTTTTCAGGCCTTATCTCAGGGATTGCAAAATGCTCTTTGGCGTTTAGGCGGATGTCCACAAGAGCATCGAACAGATAGCTTATCAGCGGCGTACAAGAATTTATCTGACCAAACACAACGAAACTTTACGACGAAGTATGAGCAATTGTGCCAGCATTACACGATGACACCGACCCGTAACAATTTAGGAAAAAGCCATGAGAATGGTAGTATTGAAGGACCCCATGGCCATTTGAAGCGCCGTATTGCTCAAACATTGACTTTAAGAGGGTCGAGTGACTTTGAGTCGATTGTCTCCTATCAGTCCTTTCTTCAGTCTGTCGTGAATCGCCATAATCGATACCATCAAAAGCAAATTGATGAAGAAAAAACACGACTCAAGCCATTACCCCACTACCGGACCATTGATTATGAAGAAACCACAGCCCGGGTGACAACTTCCAGCACTATCTTTGTCAAAAACGTTGTTTATAGTGTGCCGTCTCGTCTTATTGGTCAGCGGTTACGTATCCACCTGTATCTCGATCATCTGGTCTGTTATCTTGGCAGTGAGCTCACCCTTGAGCTGCCCCGTCTTCAAACAATTTCTGGCAAACGCCAATATTGTATCAATTATAGGCATTTGATTAACAGTTTATCCTGCAAGCCCCAAGCCTTTCGGTACAGTATGCTGCGAGATGAGGTATTACCGTCCCCTGTTTATCGCCAAATATGGCAATTGCTTGATCACTTATGTGTTAGCCGCCAAGCGTGTAAGCTTATGGTGGGAATTCTTAAACTGGCGGCCGATTATAAGTGTGAAGAAGACTTAGGGCATCAAGTTTTAAGCCTTCTCCAAAAGGGTCAAGTTCCTCATTTAGGCGCCTTGCAAAATCGTTATGGAAAGATAACCAAGCCTTTACCGATCCCTTATCTGGCTATCCCTCAGCAGGCCTTAGCTTGCTATAATCAGCTTCTATCGTCCTTAGGAAGGGAGATAGCTCATGCATGA